From the Lactobacillus sp. PV034 genome, the window TGGTCTTTTCCTCCTTGAAATTATCAATCATCGTAATAGGCAAAGAGCTCTTCGTGACATAGCCCATAATTGTACAAAATCTCTTGATTAAAGATCAGAGGTCTATAAATCCTCTGAGGTAGTCAGTCTTTAATAAGAAATCCGCATGCTGTACAGGCATCACGCCTGAAGCATTTGTCCTATTACCACCACGAGAAATATTATATCTTGTTTTGCCGGATTTGCAAAGGTCTCTTGCTTTTTTTCGTGACATTTAACATCCCTGTAACAAACCAATTTCCTTCATTCCCTTAAATTTTATCTTGAATTGTATATAGAAAAAGCGCGTTATTACGCGCTTTTTCTTCTTATTATCAAATAAATAACACTTTAATTTTTGAAATCATTTATATTTCAAAATAATTTCAAAGTAATAGATGATTTTTATTATTTCATCTTTTATTTGGGATATTTCAGTTAAAATGATCTTATTTTGCTGCAGAATCATCAAAAACAGAAGTAACAGTTCGTTCAATATATTCAGCAGAGTTAGTTTGGGTATAAAGATCAACTCCCTTTCGGTTAAATACATTTGCTTGGGCAATTGTATCCATTGCTTGACGTACTTGTTCTGGAGTTAAGTCTCCAGCTGCATCGGGCATTGTCAATGATGCTTTCTTGTTTTGGCCGTTGATAAAGGTAAGTTTTAAAGTTTTTGTGGTAGTCATGTTTAAGCTCCTTATTTTTTCTCCTATATTATTAATGTAAATTCTTGTCAGTTAAATGTGGTCGAGTGGCATTATTCAGCAGTGCTTACTTCTAATTCATGATGTTGGATTAATACTGCACTAACTAAGCCATCATCTTTTTGTAAACTGGAAATTGCTTTTCCTACCTTAATTAACTTTTCGTTTTCTGCATTTACATTAACGTTCTTTAAGACACGCTTTTTCTTGTTGTCCTTGTACTTGTCGCCTGCAAAAGTGTATTGGATTGATTGTTCTACTAAATTCATTTTTTACCTCGCTAGTTTATCTAATTATTTTTGTAAGTTGCTCACCGGTGATTTGCCTTACACTATTACTAACGAATTAAATCTTAAATTTGTATCAATATAATTGTAAAAAGTTTAATTTACGTCAATTTTGGTATAATGAAGTTGCAAGAATATTGAAGGAGGATTTACTTATAATGAAGAAATCTAGATTATGGGCTGGACTTGTGGCCTTATTACTTGTATTTGTTACTACTGGATGTGCTAATAACGCAAGCAAGACCTCTTCAGCTGATTACAATACCTTAATGAGTCAAGGTAAGGATTACGTTGATGATCAAAATTACTCTAAGGCTGAGGATAAATTTGAACAAGCTCACCAAATTAAGGCAACTAAAGAATCTAAGGCTTATGCTGATCAAGCTGAAGATATGAATGATGCTAAAGATTCAATTAGTGATTATGAATTCGGTGCAGCCCTTAAGGATCTTAACAAGGCTCAAACTAAGAACAATGGTTATGCTGTCATGACCAAACAAGCTAAGAAGCTTTACAACACCATTGATGAAGTAAACAACAATATAAAGAACGAAATTAATCCTTTATATAGAAAAGCTAAAAACGCATATAAGAATAATGACTATTCTGAAACTGAAGAATTATGTAACCAAATCTTAGACTTACCATACTTAAACGGTAAATACGCTAAGTACTACAAGCAAATTAAGAGTGACGTTAAGGATTTACTTAATGATGCTCAAGATGCAGCTGGTGATTCTGATTCTTCATCTTCTAAGAAGAGTAATTCCAACAATTCTAGTGAAGACACTAACTCAAACGAAGATGCTCAAACTTCAAGTAAAAATAGTAGCAGCTCAAATCAAGCTTCAAGTAGCAACAATGGCAATAGCATGACCGTTGGTGGTCAAGCCGTTACTGCTCGTGTAATCGCACAAGTACGTGAAAAATTAGGTTCAATTGGTGTTAATACTTCATCTTGGACTGACCAAGATGTTGCTAACTTCATGAACTCTGCTGCTCAAAACGGCCACACTACTATTGATTCTTACACTCAAAGTGACGCCAACAACTTCACTAAATAATAAGAAAAGTTGATTTTAAGCTTATTTCAAGGTAAAATCATATTGATTTTGTACTAGTACTACATATTAAAGGAGCTCTTAACTTTGACTGAAGAAAGCAAAAAGAACACCGAAGAAGAAAACGTAGAAGAAGAAGACGAAAGATTCAAGGTTGTTATTCCAGAACCTAACCGCGTTGAAATGCCTCAACCTGAATTTTCAGAACAACCTGATTATTTAAAGGTTTTTGCTGACTTTTACATTTCTCGATTCGAAGCAGCTGATCTTGAAATTATGGATTCCTACGATGGTAACCATAATATGATCGAAATTAATTCTTATATTACTAACAATGATTCATTCAATCGTTCTAACTTGGTTAAACATGTTTTAAATATTCATGCTAAACGTTTTGAAGAAATCTTAGCTAATATTAAAGATCAAACTGGAATTGATCCTGAAAGCATGAAGACTTATGAAGATTGGAATCAATGGTACATTGATCGTCGTAACGATATTCCACAATCAATGTCTTAATTTAAACGAAAAAGAGTCCTTACGGACTCTTTTTTTGTTAATTATTTCTCTGGTTAGGGTTGCAACATTACTCAATCTATTAGAAAATATACTCGTTTAACAATTAGAATGTCCAAGGGCATTCTTTTTTGGTTGAGAGATAATTACTATATTTCTTAAGGAAGTACAAAAATGCATAAAGAAAAAAGCAAACGTAT encodes:
- a CDS encoding DUF2922 domain-containing protein; translated protein: MTTTKTLKLTFINGQNKKASLTMPDAAGDLTPEQVRQAMDTIAQANVFNRKGVDLYTQTNSAEYIERTVTSVFDDSAAK